In one Magallana gigas chromosome 9, xbMagGiga1.1, whole genome shotgun sequence genomic region, the following are encoded:
- the LOC136271554 gene encoding uncharacterized protein isoform X3 — MMRFYTIIGIFVTVKLSTSFSNSCPVSPLTAQLVEDCPDSEQKWMEHARRKNCTAYASQCHEPQRLVYHCVINEYANQILEVCAYGRIIVSGYCTEYNYIGNRIQQNFRTNCSSFTQNPCPSVYPSNESYKYPGCFKLAKGTSKKPGMETTQITFTIVSSNSPNQTNGVQHTPE; from the exons ATGATGAGATTTTACACAATCATTGGTATATTCGTAACAGTGAAG TTATCAACATCCTTTAGTAACTCCTGTCCAGTATCTCCATTAACTGCGCAACTCGTTGAAGACTGTCCCGACAGTGAGCAGAAATGGATGGAGCATGCAAGGAGGAAGAACTGTACAGCTTATGCTAGTCAATGTCATGAACCTCAGAGACTTGTGTACCACTGTGTAATTAATGAATATGCCAACCAGATATTAGAAGTTTGTGCTTATGGAAGGATCATAGTGTCAG GTTATTGCACAGAATACAATTATATTGGAAACAGAATTCAACAAAACTTTAGAACAAATTGTTCTTCATTTACACAAAATCCATGTCCGAGTGTATATCCTTCAAATGAATCCTACaaat ATCCGGGATGCTTCAAGTTAGCAAAAGGTACATCAAAGAAACCAGGGATGGAAACGACACAAATTACATTCACCATTGTTTCCAGTAATAGCCCAAATCAGACAAATGG aGTCCAACATACCCCTGAATAG
- the LOC136271554 gene encoding uncharacterized protein isoform X2, whose protein sequence is MEHARRKNCTAYASQCHEPQRLVYHCVINEYANQILEVCAYGRIIVSGYCTEYNYIGNRIQQNFRTNCSSFTQNPCPSVYPSNESYKYPGCFKLAKGTSKKPGMETTQITFTIVSSNSPNQTNGSRPNADDDQPTSMIFVATGVAMLIAVITAATIFVYMKSRRSPSESNIPLNSPC, encoded by the exons ATGGAGCATGCAAGGAGGAAGAACTGTACAGCTTATGCTAGTCAATGTCATGAACCTCAGAGACTTGTGTACCACTGTGTAATTAATGAATATGCCAACCAGATATTAGAAGTTTGTGCTTATGGAAGGATCATAGTGTCAG GTTATTGCACAGAATACAATTATATTGGAAACAGAATTCAACAAAACTTTAGAACAAATTGTTCTTCATTTACACAAAATCCATGTCCGAGTGTATATCCTTCAAATGAATCCTACaaat ATCCGGGATGCTTCAAGTTAGCAAAAGGTACATCAAAGAAACCAGGGATGGAAACGACACAAATTACATTCACCATTGTTTCCAGTAATAGCCCAAATCAGACAAATGG CTCACGGCCAAATGCAGATGATGATCAACCTACATCTATGATTTTTGTTGCAACTGGAGTTGCTATGCTGATAGCTGTAATAACAGCCGCCACcatatttgtttacatgaaGTCTAGGCGGTCTCCAAGTG aGTCCAACATACCCCTGAATAGCCCTTGCTAA
- the LOC136271554 gene encoding uncharacterized protein isoform X1 — MMRFYTIIGIFVTVKLSTSFSNSCPVSPLTAQLVEDCPDSEQKWMEHARRKNCTAYASQCHEPQRLVYHCVINEYANQILEVCAYGRIIVSGYCTEYNYIGNRIQQNFRTNCSSFTQNPCPSVYPSNESYKYPGCFKLAKGTSKKPGMETTQITFTIVSSNSPNQTNGSRPNADDDQPTSMIFVATGVAMLIAVITAATIFVYMKSRRSPSESNIPLNSPC; from the exons ATGATGAGATTTTACACAATCATTGGTATATTCGTAACAGTGAAG TTATCAACATCCTTTAGTAACTCCTGTCCAGTATCTCCATTAACTGCGCAACTCGTTGAAGACTGTCCCGACAGTGAGCAGAAATGGATGGAGCATGCAAGGAGGAAGAACTGTACAGCTTATGCTAGTCAATGTCATGAACCTCAGAGACTTGTGTACCACTGTGTAATTAATGAATATGCCAACCAGATATTAGAAGTTTGTGCTTATGGAAGGATCATAGTGTCAG GTTATTGCACAGAATACAATTATATTGGAAACAGAATTCAACAAAACTTTAGAACAAATTGTTCTTCATTTACACAAAATCCATGTCCGAGTGTATATCCTTCAAATGAATCCTACaaat ATCCGGGATGCTTCAAGTTAGCAAAAGGTACATCAAAGAAACCAGGGATGGAAACGACACAAATTACATTCACCATTGTTTCCAGTAATAGCCCAAATCAGACAAATGG CTCACGGCCAAATGCAGATGATGATCAACCTACATCTATGATTTTTGTTGCAACTGGAGTTGCTATGCTGATAGCTGTAATAACAGCCGCCACcatatttgtttacatgaaGTCTAGGCGGTCTCCAAGTG aGTCCAACATACCCCTGAATAGCCCTTGCTAA